One Roseimaritima multifibrata DNA window includes the following coding sequences:
- a CDS encoding response regulator transcription factor, which produces MIPKLLIVDDHEVVRVGLRELLQADDYEIVGAVGSVAEAVELSNSVQPDLILLDVRMVEVDGIAGIALLREVCPEARYVMISSYENPTYVARSVALGASDYVLKGDSRDELLLALRHASLQVTPPAEGMFGKVRDTMRKSGMSTDDPELPLTAREMQVLRHVALGLSNKEIALSLQISVETVKEHVQNILRKWSVSDRTDAAVQAVKLGVV; this is translated from the coding sequence ATGATTCCTAAATTATTGATTGTGGACGACCATGAGGTCGTCCGAGTAGGTTTGAGAGAGCTTCTTCAAGCGGACGATTACGAGATTGTGGGGGCAGTGGGCAGCGTCGCAGAAGCCGTGGAGCTATCAAATTCGGTACAGCCCGATTTGATTTTGTTAGATGTGCGGATGGTGGAGGTTGATGGGATTGCAGGGATTGCACTGCTTCGCGAGGTCTGTCCCGAAGCGCGTTACGTGATGATCAGCAGTTACGAGAATCCCACCTATGTCGCTCGATCGGTCGCTTTGGGGGCAAGCGATTACGTGCTGAAGGGCGACTCACGCGACGAATTGCTGCTGGCACTCCGCCATGCCAGTTTGCAGGTAACTCCCCCCGCAGAGGGCATGTTTGGCAAAGTTCGCGATACGATGCGAAAAAGCGGGATGTCAACGGACGATCCTGAATTGCCCCTGACCGCAAGAGAAATGCAGGTCTTGAGGCACGTCGCGCTGGGGTTAAGCAACAAAGAGATTGCGCTGTCGCTTCAGATCAGTGTCGAAACGGTAAAAGAGCACGTCCAGAACATACTGCGCAAGTGGAGCGTTTCGGACAGGACCGACGCGGCCGTGCAAGCGGTAAAGCTCGGCGTCGTCTAA
- a CDS encoding sigma-54-dependent transcriptional regulator translates to MRDTTAILLVDDDRYLAESMALWLEEQGYFVQTAGSLQAAKLAIQAQTFDLLITDLRLDDGDGFDLIAHSKKAAPSCEILVVTGYATPQTAIDAVRAGAFDLLTKPLIDEELTLAIDRAQSQRLIQTENESLKQQLDRRFGMENILSHDYRMLKLFDVVDNVADAKASLLVTGENGTGKSMIARAIHRRGNRRDKPFIEVACGALPDNLLESELFGHVAGAFTGASNNKVGKFKLADGGTIFLDEIGTASPAMQVKLLRVLQELQFEPLGGTETETVDVRVILATNEDLTANVAAGTFRQDLYYRINVVNIELPPLRERVGDIPLLVKHFLEVSMESLNRKIEGFDSQAMQVLQRYSWPGNVRELENIVERATLLSRSPVLTTEDLPADMVRGETPTHSTSQRPAPTVAGNRSASEIAYSISEGRVASLREALEEPERQIILETLRMFQWNRAATADALEINRTTLYKKMKRLGLDDPRLQFAN, encoded by the coding sequence ATGCGGGATACCACTGCGATTTTATTGGTCGACGATGACCGATACCTAGCTGAATCGATGGCACTTTGGCTGGAAGAACAAGGGTATTTCGTTCAAACGGCCGGTTCGCTGCAGGCTGCAAAGCTAGCGATCCAAGCTCAAACGTTCGATTTGCTGATCACCGATTTGCGATTGGACGATGGCGATGGCTTCGATCTGATTGCCCACTCCAAAAAAGCGGCTCCCAGCTGCGAAATCCTGGTCGTTACGGGATACGCCACCCCTCAGACGGCCATCGATGCGGTCCGAGCCGGGGCATTTGACCTGCTGACCAAACCGCTGATCGACGAAGAACTAACACTCGCGATCGATCGCGCCCAATCCCAGCGATTGATCCAAACCGAAAACGAAAGCCTCAAACAGCAACTCGACCGCCGGTTCGGGATGGAGAACATCCTCAGCCACGACTACCGGATGCTCAAACTGTTTGATGTGGTCGATAACGTTGCCGATGCCAAAGCCTCCCTGCTGGTGACGGGCGAAAACGGAACCGGAAAATCGATGATCGCCCGCGCGATCCACCGTCGAGGCAACCGGCGCGACAAACCGTTCATCGAAGTCGCCTGCGGTGCGCTTCCTGACAACCTGCTTGAAAGCGAACTGTTTGGGCACGTTGCCGGAGCCTTTACAGGGGCGTCCAACAACAAGGTTGGCAAATTCAAATTGGCCGACGGTGGGACCATTTTCCTGGACGAAATCGGCACGGCCAGCCCGGCCATGCAGGTCAAACTCCTTCGCGTCCTGCAAGAATTGCAGTTCGAACCGCTCGGCGGCACCGAAACCGAAACGGTCGATGTCCGCGTAATCCTAGCGACCAATGAAGACCTCACGGCCAACGTGGCGGCCGGCACTTTTCGACAGGATTTGTACTACCGAATCAACGTCGTCAATATCGAACTACCTCCTCTGCGTGAACGCGTCGGCGACATCCCATTGCTCGTAAAACACTTTTTAGAAGTGTCGATGGAATCGTTGAATCGAAAAATTGAGGGTTTCGACAGTCAAGCAATGCAAGTCCTACAACGCTACTCATGGCCGGGCAACGTCCGCGAGCTGGAGAACATTGTCGAACGAGCTACCTTGCTCTCGCGATCTCCCGTCCTCACAACCGAAGATTTACCAGCCGATATGGTCCGCGGTGAAACCCCGACGCACTCGACCAGCCAACGCCCTGCCCCAACGGTCGCCGGCAATCGCTCCGCCTCCGAAATCGCCTACTCCATCAGCGAGGGACGAGTCGCCAGCCTAAGAGAAGCCCTAGAAGAACCAGAGCGTCAGATCATCCTGGAAACGCTACGCATGTTCCAGTGGAACCGAGCCGCCACAGCAGACGCACTAGAAATCAATCGAACAACGCTCTACAAAAAAATGAAACGACTAGGCCTAGACGATCCAAGACTCCAGTTCGCAAACTAG
- a CDS encoding glycosyltransferase family 10 domain-containing protein, translating into MPRVLVTTPFPDWPLLRQTPGGKGVWEDFQFVVNEPLESCDAWVVYEEVPERMTVNVPPDQTYFFSAEPPALRRYRECFVAQFRWFITCHSVRHPRRLDYHQAHPWHVGVDRDQDERAAWGYDEIADSAPEKSGLISAVISTKAITPDHVQRQRFVSMLKEALGDDFHLYGRGFREIADKWDAIAPYRFHLALENQRLPNYMTEKLSDAFLASAYPFYYGCQNVGDYFSEEAFTAIDIHKPEAAIEEIQKAIQEERDRKAAEAVITQRQRVLDEHNFFPLMVQWIRERQTNSPAKKVELLPRKNRFKLWCRQQTNRLVAS; encoded by the coding sequence ATGCCTCGAGTTCTAGTGACCACTCCGTTTCCCGATTGGCCCTTGCTCAGGCAGACTCCTGGTGGCAAGGGTGTCTGGGAAGATTTTCAGTTTGTGGTCAACGAACCGCTTGAATCGTGTGACGCGTGGGTGGTTTATGAAGAGGTTCCCGAGCGGATGACGGTGAATGTCCCGCCGGATCAAACCTATTTCTTTTCTGCAGAGCCGCCTGCGCTGCGACGTTATCGCGAGTGTTTTGTCGCTCAGTTCCGTTGGTTTATAACCTGTCATTCCGTCCGCCACCCACGTCGGTTGGATTATCACCAAGCCCATCCGTGGCACGTCGGAGTGGACCGCGACCAGGATGAGCGAGCGGCTTGGGGGTACGACGAAATTGCGGATTCCGCGCCTGAAAAGAGCGGATTGATCAGTGCGGTGATATCGACCAAGGCGATCACCCCTGATCATGTACAGCGGCAGCGGTTTGTTTCGATGTTAAAGGAAGCTCTCGGGGATGACTTTCATCTGTACGGCCGTGGCTTCCGCGAGATCGCCGATAAGTGGGATGCGATTGCCCCATATCGATTTCATTTGGCGCTAGAGAATCAGCGTCTTCCGAATTACATGACGGAGAAATTGTCGGATGCGTTCTTAGCGAGTGCCTATCCGTTTTATTACGGATGCCAAAACGTCGGTGACTATTTTTCGGAAGAGGCTTTTACCGCGATCGATATCCACAAGCCCGAAGCAGCGATCGAAGAGATTCAAAAAGCGATTCAGGAAGAACGCGACCGCAAGGCTGCGGAGGCGGTCATCACACAACGTCAACGAGTGCTGGATGAGCACAATTTCTTCCCGTTGATGGTCCAGTGGATCCGTGAAAGGCAAACGAATTCACCCGCCAAGAAGGTCGAATTGTTGCCTCGAAAAAACCGATTCAAGCTATGGTGTCGGCAGCAGACGAATCGCTTAGTCGCATCTTAG
- a CDS encoding DegT/DnrJ/EryC1/StrS family aminotransferase, with the protein MNDATRQTMQTWLQDALPDATQSNPKYWFPLTMPTYGVDEIGEAIECMVDFQTSMGQRTRAFERQFADYVGATDAVMVNSGSSADLLLAYQLVNPLNPKLQPGDEVLVPVVTWPTQVWSIAMAGLKVELVDVDPQTLNVDLDDMRRRLTPRTKCFFAVHLMGNPCAMDAIRAFCNEHDLLLIEDCCEALGAKFDDQHVGTFGLGGSFSFFFSHHMTTMEGGMVTCTSEEQADELRVLRAHGWSRGLQNQVADASPAIDSRYLFVNWGFNLRPTELQAAFGMHQLVKLPAMNDRRRELATRFDDFVAAHPGLSTPKVPRGGEGSPFALPVMLSGALADRRGELTTELESKGIETRPIVAGNLARQPAAAILGDVDPSAYRGADQIHQRGFYLGLSPGFDDVVFQRMLETLDASIAKVSRTSSIHKVA; encoded by the coding sequence ATGAACGACGCGACACGACAGACGATGCAGACTTGGTTGCAGGACGCTCTTCCGGATGCGACCCAGTCCAATCCGAAGTATTGGTTTCCTCTGACCATGCCGACTTACGGCGTTGATGAGATCGGGGAAGCCATCGAGTGCATGGTCGATTTTCAGACATCCATGGGCCAGCGAACGCGAGCTTTCGAGCGTCAGTTTGCTGATTACGTTGGCGCCACCGACGCGGTGATGGTAAACAGTGGGTCGTCTGCCGATCTGTTGTTGGCTTATCAGTTGGTCAATCCACTGAATCCAAAATTGCAGCCGGGTGACGAAGTCTTGGTGCCTGTTGTGACTTGGCCGACTCAGGTCTGGTCGATTGCGATGGCTGGGTTAAAAGTCGAATTGGTCGATGTTGATCCGCAGACGTTAAACGTCGATTTGGACGACATGCGACGCCGTTTGACTCCGCGTACCAAATGTTTCTTTGCCGTTCACTTGATGGGCAATCCCTGTGCGATGGATGCGATCCGTGCATTCTGCAATGAGCACGATCTGTTGTTGATTGAGGATTGCTGCGAAGCATTGGGCGCGAAGTTCGATGATCAGCATGTCGGGACGTTTGGCCTGGGAGGCAGCTTTAGCTTCTTCTTTTCCCATCACATGACGACGATGGAAGGAGGGATGGTTACCTGCACCAGCGAGGAACAGGCGGACGAACTGCGAGTGCTGCGAGCGCACGGCTGGAGTCGTGGATTGCAGAATCAGGTTGCCGACGCATCGCCAGCGATCGATTCTCGTTACCTGTTCGTGAATTGGGGATTCAATTTGCGACCGACTGAATTGCAGGCCGCATTTGGGATGCATCAGTTGGTCAAGCTGCCAGCGATGAATGATCGACGCCGTGAATTGGCCACCCGTTTCGACGACTTTGTTGCGGCTCATCCAGGGCTGTCGACTCCCAAGGTGCCACGCGGCGGCGAAGGAAGTCCTTTTGCATTGCCCGTGATGCTTTCTGGAGCTTTGGCCGATCGTCGTGGCGAACTGACGACGGAATTGGAATCGAAAGGGATTGAGACCCGTCCGATCGTGGCAGGCAATCTGGCTCGTCAGCCAGCCGCCGCAATCCTGGGCGATGTTGATCCGTCCGCCTATCGAGGAGCCGATCAGATCCATCAACGCGGGTTTTACTTGGGGCTAAGCCCCGGGTTCGACGACGTGGTGTTCCAGCGGATGCTGGAGACGTTGGATGCCAGCATCGCCAAGGTGTCTCGGACATCATCCATCCACAAAGTCGCTTAA
- a CDS encoding GDP-L-fucose synthase family protein, with translation MPGKGIPMELSDRILVTGATGMVGGQFAQSLRGAGFTDVLTPGRDELDLCDSRSVDAWFEAHRPQFAFLLAAQVGGIAANVADPVGFLENNLRIAVHQLSACHRFGVEKLLLLGSTCIYPRACEQPMQEEALLSGPLEPTNEGYALSKIAALRLAQAYREQYGMQCVLPMPCNIYGTGDHFDLKNSHVLSALVRRFCDAVDQGVEVITLWGTGSARREFIHVDDVVAGMLYLFESTDDGQIVNLGTGVDLSIAELATRIAAATGYQGRIEWDVTKPDGMPRKCTDTTRLKSLGFEAQVDLDTGIQRTVKEYRELVKNK, from the coding sequence ATGCCGGGAAAAGGAATTCCCATGGAACTTAGCGATCGCATACTGGTGACAGGTGCCACGGGAATGGTGGGCGGCCAGTTCGCGCAGTCATTGCGAGGTGCTGGTTTCACCGACGTTCTCACGCCTGGCCGTGATGAGCTGGATCTGTGTGATTCGAGGAGTGTGGATGCTTGGTTTGAGGCACATCGCCCGCAATTTGCTTTTTTGTTGGCGGCTCAGGTCGGTGGGATTGCGGCAAACGTTGCCGATCCTGTTGGCTTTCTTGAAAATAATCTGCGGATCGCCGTCCATCAGTTGAGCGCATGCCATCGATTTGGCGTTGAAAAATTGCTCCTGCTGGGTAGCACCTGTATCTATCCTCGCGCGTGCGAGCAACCGATGCAGGAAGAGGCGTTGCTGAGCGGTCCGCTGGAACCGACAAACGAAGGGTATGCCCTCTCCAAAATTGCGGCGCTCCGGTTGGCTCAGGCTTATCGTGAGCAGTACGGGATGCAGTGTGTCCTGCCGATGCCGTGCAATATCTATGGGACGGGCGACCATTTCGATCTGAAAAATAGCCACGTATTGAGTGCTTTGGTCCGCCGGTTTTGTGACGCGGTTGATCAGGGAGTGGAGGTGATCACGCTGTGGGGCACCGGATCGGCTCGACGTGAATTCATCCATGTTGATGACGTGGTTGCCGGGATGCTGTACCTGTTTGAATCGACGGACGATGGTCAGATTGTCAATTTGGGGACCGGTGTCGACCTGTCGATCGCAGAATTGGCAACTCGGATCGCTGCAGCGACAGGGTATCAAGGACGCATCGAGTGGGATGTGACCAAGCCCGACGGGATGCCTCGAAAATGTACTGATACCACGCGTCTGAAATCCCTCGGCTTTGAGGCTCAGGTTGATTTGGACACAGGGATTCAGCGAACCGTCAAAGAATACAGAGAACTGGTGAAAAATAAGTAG